The genomic stretch GTCATCGCCCTGGCCGCCGCCGGCGCCGTTTATTGGTCGCAACGCCAGGCCGCCGGCCCGCCGGCCGACGACCGGCACCCCAATATCCTGATGGTCAGCATCGACACGTTGCGGGCCGATCACGTCGGCGCCTACGGTTACCCGAAACCGACGACGCCGCACCTCGACCAAATGGCGGCCGAAGGGGCGCGATTCGCGCGGGCCATTTCGAATTGTCCCTGGACCCTGCCCAGCCACATCACCATGTTCACCGGCCAGGAAGTCGGGGTGCACGGCGTCCGCACCACCAACAGCGCCCTGTCGCCGTCGGCGCTGACCATCGCGAAGCTGCTGAAGACCAGCGGCTACCGGACCATGGGCATCGGCAGCGCGCCGTACCTCAAGGCGATTTACGGCAATGCGGTCGGTTTCGACTCGTGGGACGACGAACTGGCCCAGGTCAGTTACAAAAACAGCCACGAAGCGGTCACCGCGGAAAAAGCGGTCGACAAGGCGTTGCATGACATCAAGGCGAACAAGGACCGGCGCTGGTTCGTCTTCCTGCATCTCTGGGACGTTCACTACGATTACGTGCCGCCGCCGCCCTACAACAAAAAATTCGTCGATCCGAGCTATTCCGGTTCGTTCCCGATGCACAACTGGGAAAAGAATCGCGCCTTCCACGTCGGCATGGACCCGGCGGATTTCGCCTATACCCTCGCGCAGTACGACGGCGAGATCGCCTGGGTCGACAGCCAATTGGGGCGGTTGCTCGGTCGCCTGCGGGAATGGGGTCTGGATCAACGCACGATCGTCCTGGTCACCGCGGACCACGGCGAGGAGTTTCTGGAACACGGGCAAAAAGGGCACGGCCACAGCTTGTACGACGAGCTGATCCGCGTTCCCTTGATCGTCAAAGGGCCGCGGATCCCGGCCGGCCGGGTCGTGGAATGCCCCGTCAGCCTGGTCGATCTGCTGCCGACGATCGCGGAATTGGGCGGTGTGAAAAAGTCCCCCTACGACGGGCCGGGCCGTAGCGTGCTGCCCCTGTTGGGACAACCCGACGCCTGCGACGCGCAGCGGAACCTGTTCGCCGAAACCAACATGTCGAACCTCGACAAACTCCACAATTACAAGCGCGGCTTCGAAATGATGCTGGAAAAGGGAACGGTCAAATTCCACAACCGCGTCACCGATCCGTTGCGCGAACTTTTGTTCGACGTCGCCAGCGACCCGGGCGAGCTCAACGACCTGCTTGCGGTGGAGCCGGAGCAAGGCGAGGCCTTCAAGACCGAGATGGGCCGCTACCATCACCGCAACAACAATCTGCGGCAGAAAATGCGGCTGTTGAGCAAGATCCAGATCGACGGCAAGACCCAACAGCAATTGAAAGACCTCGGGTATATCCAATAAGGCACCACCGTGGCTTTGGCGCGTGACACCTCCCTGCTGGACGAATTGGCCGCCGATGCGGCGGAGGGCCTGACGCGCTACCGGATGTGCGGGCCGGGCGCCCGGGTGGGCGTGGCGTTGAGCGGCGGAATGGATTCGTGGTCCTTGTTGGCTTTACTGGACCACTTGCGCCGGACCGATCGCTTCCCCTATCCCCTGACCGCGCTCCACATCGACCTGGGCTATCCGGGCGCGGCGCGCCGCCTGCAAACCCTGACCGCAGGCTGCCATCGGGCGGAGATTCCGTTGATCGTCCGGCATACCGCCATCGGCCCCGAATCGCTGGCCGCCGAAAAAGTCCGGCCGTGCTTTCTGTGCGCTCGTCGAAGGCGGCAGGCGCTATACGAAATCGCGGCGCGCGAAAATCTGACTCACCTGGCCACCGGCCACCATCGCGACGATGTCCTGGCGTCCTTTTTCATGAACCTGATCGAAAACCGGGAATTGAGCACTCTCCTGCCGCGTCAGGAAGCGTTTCAAGGGCGTTTCCAGTTGATCCGCCCGCTCTACCTCGTGCCCAAGAAAAGGCTGATCAAACTGCAGCGCCAACAAAATTTCCCTGTTTTTTCATCGGGATGTCCCGTCGACGGCCAGACCCGGCGACGCGCCGCCGAGGAACTCGTGGTCGAGATCGAACGCCGTTTCCCCGGTTCGAGCGAGGCGATTTTTCAAGCGTTGCATCGGCCGAAAACCGATTTCCTGCCGGTTCGCGATCCTTCCTGACCGGTTTCCTTTTCCCAACCATCTATTGGCATGCGCCCTAAGAAGTGGATATGTTATATTCACGCACGCGGGATAAGGGAGACGGGAACCTATGGGCGAGGACAACCATTCGCGTAAGAATGAGTCTAACTCCTGGTTTCGGGCGTTGTTCGACGCGCAACCGGATTGCATTTTCCAGATGGACGAGCGCGGCGTCATCCTCGATGTCAATTCCTCGGCCTGCCAGCTTTTGGAGTATTCCCATAGGGAATTGGTTGGCGCCAACCTGGCCTTGATCGTACCCCGCGAAAACCTGGCCGACAGTTACGAAAAAATCGCCCTTCTCCGGCAAGGCGGACAGATCGAACCCTATCGCAAATCGTTGCGCACGCGCGACGGCCGGTTGATCCCGTTTGAAATCCGCCTCACCACCACGACCGACGAAAGCGGCCGGCTGATCATTCAAAGCACGGCTCGCGATCTGCGGGAACAGATGGAAACGCAACGGCGCCTGGAGACCAACGAGCAATTCGTCCAGACGCTGATGCAATCGACCCTCGATATCATCCTGGTCAAGGACGCCGACGGCCGCCTGATCATGGTCAATCAGGCCTTTCTGGATTTGACGGAACGGCAACTCGAGGAATTGCTCGGCAACACCGAACTGGATTTGTTCAACAACGATCAAAGCCAATGGATCATGGAAGAAGACCGCGAAGTCTTGCTGCACGGCAAAACGATGCGGGCGGAAAACCAATTCACGCTGCATAACGGCAAGACGCTGATCATCGACTACACCAAGGCGCCGATTCGCGACAAGCAAGGGCATATCATCGGCCTGTTGGCGGTCGGCCGCGACATCACGGCGGAACGATCCATCGCCCAGCAGTTGATCCAAGCCCAAAAAATGGAAGCGGTCGGCACGATGGCCGGTGAGATCGCGAACGATTTCAATAAATTTCTGACGAGCATCCAGGACAATCTGACCCTGGCCGAAAAAAACGCCCAACAGGGTGAATCGGCCCTGCCGCAAATCGAAACGGCGCTCGACGCCGTTAGAACCACCGTGGAACTGACCAACCGCCTGTTGAATCTGTCGCGCGCCCAACCGAGTGATTTCACGCGCGTCAACCTGGCGGAAGTAGTCAACGAAATCGTCGGCCTGCTGCGTTCGACGCTGGATCGAAAAGTGCGAATCTCCGCGACGTTGGATCCGAATCTCTGGCCGGTTCATGCCGACCGGAGTCAGATCTACCAGACCTTGATGAATCTCTGCCTGAACGCCCGCGACGCCTTGGAAGAGCGATCAGCCTTAGCGGAAAGGGCATCGTACTCGCCGTGGATCGAAATCGCCGTGGAAAACGTCTCCATCCGGCAAGGTTGGGCGAACGAATCGCCACGCGGCAAACCGGGCGATTACGTGCGTATCACCGTCTCGGACAACGGCATCGGGATCGACCCGGCGATCACGGAACGGGTATTCGAGCCGTTTTTCAGCACCAAAACCCGCGAAAACAGCTCCGGATTGGGATTGTCGATGGTCTACGCGATCGTCACCAATCACCACGGTTGGGTAACGGTGGAAAGCGAGCCGGGCATGGGCTCGGATTTCATCGTGTATTTCCCGCGCGACGAATCGGTAATCGCCAAGGCCGATCCCGCCTTTACCAATCGGCCGACCACCCGGCGTTTCCAGAAGGTTCTGGTGATCGACGATGAAATCATGGTGCGCGGCGTCATCAAGAGCGTCTTGCTGGAAAACGGCTTCCAGGTCTTCACCGCCGAAAACGGCGCCAAGGGCTGGGAGACACTACAACGATATAAGGATGAGTTGAATTTGATCATTCTCGACCTGATCATGCCCGAAATGTCGGGCAAGCATTTCGTCGAGATGATGCAAAAAGCCGGGCATCGGATTCCGGTGCTCGTCTGCACCGGTTATCCCGGCGACATGGTCATCGACGACTTGCGTTCCCTGGGCGTGACGGAATACCTGGGCAAGCCCTTTGCGCCGGTTCAATTATTGGATAAAGTACGGCAAATCCTGAAGCTAAATCCGCCGCCCGCGACGGTCGATTTTTCCTCGGCGGCGGAAGGAGGAGCGGCGATATGAGTCTGTTGGGATGGATCATCCTGGGTGGATTGGCCGGCGCGTTGGCCTCGCATCTTTCCGGCCGCGATCAGGGCTGCCTGATGAACGTCATTCTCGGGATCATCGGCGCGTTGGTCGGCGGCTTCGTTTTTTCCTTTCTCGGCGGTTCGGGCGTGACCGGCTGCAATTTCTGGAGCCTGGCGGTGGCGACCGTCGGCGCGTTGATCGTTCTGGCCATCGGCCGGGCGTTCGGCGGCGGCGACCGGTACCATCGTTAAGATATTTTGGGCGTTCAGGAACTGCTTGCAAGGCGCCGGTGATTCCCTTATCCTTCGCGCGATGATCGACCATACCATCATATATCGTCCGGCTCGGCCCGTGGACGCCGACCAGATTCACCGGCTATTGACCGTCATGGCCGAGGAGGAAGGCGCCTTGCTGCTGGCGCCGGACGAAATCAGCCCGGAGGATATCCGGGATCGCATCCGCAACGCCACGAACCGCCGCAACCGGTTCTTCCACGTCGCCACCAAGGATGAGATCGTGCTGGGAATGGTCGCCCTCGAATCGGGCCCCTACCGGTCGATGGGGCACGTCCGCTTCATGAACCTCGCCGTCGATCCGCACCACCGCCGGAAGGGGATCGGCCGCGAACTGACGCGGGTGGCCATGGAATGGGCCTATCAAACGCCGAGCGTCGCGAAAATCGAAATCCAATTGCGCGAAGCCAACACCGCCGCCTTCAAATTGATGCAATCCTTCGGCTTTATCCTGGAAGGCCGCCTGAAGAAACACGGCCGCACTCCCAGCGGCAAGGACATCAACGAACTGATCCTGGCCTTGTTCGTGGATGAGCGCCAAAACTCCTGATCGAAAATCCGCACCGCGGCCGGCGAAACGTTATTCCGGTCCCGCCGGACCTTTGGGTTTTCACGTCGGCATCGCCGGCGGCCTGGACCTGGCGCCCGAACGAGCCCACCGCCTCGGCGCCCGGGCGATGCAACTGTTCACCCGCAGTCCACGCTCCTGGCAGGCGCCGCCCCTGAACGGCGAAACGGCCGTCGCCTTCCGCCAGGAAACGCTCGCGCACGGACTGTTGCCGGTGGCGCACGCCATCTACCTGATCAACCTGGCCAGCCCCGACGAGGAACTGCGCGCCCGGAGCGTGGCGGCGTTCAGCGACGAAATCGAACGGTGCGCGCGGCTGGGCATCGACCGGGTGGTGATCCACCCGGGTTCGCACGGCCTGCTGACCCGGGCGCAGGGCTTGCGGCAGGCGTTGCGCTCCTTGAAGGAATGCACCCGGCGGACGCGCACCGCCGCGGTGACGATCCTGCTGGAGACCACCAGCGGCGCGGGACGCCAACTGGGAGGCGAACTGGCCGACCTGGCCTGGATGATCGATCATCACCCCGAGCCCGAGCGCCTTGGCGTCTGTTTCGACAGTTGCCACCTGTTCGCGGCCGGCCGGGCGCTGCACGAACCCGACGGCCTGGACCGGCTGCTCGCCGAAACCGAAAAGACCATCGGCCTTGGCAAGCTGGGTTGCTGGCACCTGAACGACAGCCTGGGCGACTGGAACAGCCATCGTGACCGCCACGCCCGGATCGGGCGCGGCAAGCTGGGGCGTGATTTCTTTCGGCGATTGTTGGCGGACGAACGGCTTTTCGGCGTTCCGAAAATCCTGGAAGTGCCCGGTGGCGACGAGGCGTTCGCCGCGGATTTGCGGCTATTGGCGCGCCTGGCGCCGCGCGGATGAAGCGTTCGCCAGCAGATCCGCCGCGGCCGCCCGGGTGGCGTCGGTGATGGTTTCCCCGCCCAGCATGCGCGACAGTTCGGCGAGGCGGTCCGCCTTTTCCAGCGCCGCGATCTCGGTATGCGTCCGCCCTTTGTGAACAGCCTTGGTCACCCGGTAATGCCGGTCGGCCAGCGCCGCGATTTGCGGCAGGTGGGTGATGCACAGCACCTGATGAGCCCCGGCCACCTCGCGCAATTTGCGGCCCAGCCGTTCGGCCTGCGCGCCGCCCACCCCGGCGTCGATTTCGTCGAAAATCAGCGTC from Myxococcales bacterium encodes the following:
- a CDS encoding tRNA 2-thiocytidine biosynthesis protein TtcA, which encodes MALARDTSLLDELAADAAEGLTRYRMCGPGARVGVALSGGMDSWSLLALLDHLRRTDRFPYPLTALHIDLGYPGAARRLQTLTAGCHRAEIPLIVRHTAIGPESLAAEKVRPCFLCARRRRQALYEIAARENLTHLATGHHRDDVLASFFMNLIENRELSTLLPRQEAFQGRFQLIRPLYLVPKKRLIKLQRQQNFPVFSSGCPVDGQTRRRAAEELVVEIERRFPGSSEAIFQALHRPKTDFLPVRDPS
- a CDS encoding GNAT family N-acetyltransferase, coding for MDADQIHRLLTVMAEEEGALLLAPDEISPEDIRDRIRNATNRRNRFFHVATKDEIVLGMVALESGPYRSMGHVRFMNLAVDPHHRRKGIGRELTRVAMEWAYQTPSVAKIEIQLREANTAAFKLMQSFGFILEGRLKKHGRTPSGKDINELILALFVDERQNS
- a CDS encoding PAS domain S-box protein translates to MGEDNHSRKNESNSWFRALFDAQPDCIFQMDERGVILDVNSSACQLLEYSHRELVGANLALIVPRENLADSYEKIALLRQGGQIEPYRKSLRTRDGRLIPFEIRLTTTTDESGRLIIQSTARDLREQMETQRRLETNEQFVQTLMQSTLDIILVKDADGRLIMVNQAFLDLTERQLEELLGNTELDLFNNDQSQWIMEEDREVLLHGKTMRAENQFTLHNGKTLIIDYTKAPIRDKQGHIIGLLAVGRDITAERSIAQQLIQAQKMEAVGTMAGEIANDFNKFLTSIQDNLTLAEKNAQQGESALPQIETALDAVRTTVELTNRLLNLSRAQPSDFTRVNLAEVVNEIVGLLRSTLDRKVRISATLDPNLWPVHADRSQIYQTLMNLCLNARDALEERSALAERASYSPWIEIAVENVSIRQGWANESPRGKPGDYVRITVSDNGIGIDPAITERVFEPFFSTKTRENSSGLGLSMVYAIVTNHHGWVTVESEPGMGSDFIVYFPRDESVIAKADPAFTNRPTTRRFQKVLVIDDEIMVRGVIKSVLLENGFQVFTAENGAKGWETLQRYKDELNLIILDLIMPEMSGKHFVEMMQKAGHRIPVLVCTGYPGDMVIDDLRSLGVTEYLGKPFAPVQLLDKVRQILKLNPPPATVDFSSAAEGGAAI
- a CDS encoding deoxyribonuclease IV; protein product: MGFHVGIAGGLDLAPERAHRLGARAMQLFTRSPRSWQAPPLNGETAVAFRQETLAHGLLPVAHAIYLINLASPDEELRARSVAAFSDEIERCARLGIDRVVIHPGSHGLLTRAQGLRQALRSLKECTRRTRTAAVTILLETTSGAGRQLGGELADLAWMIDHHPEPERLGVCFDSCHLFAAGRALHEPDGLDRLLAETEKTIGLGKLGCWHLNDSLGDWNSHRDRHARIGRGKLGRDFFRRLLADERLFGVPKILEVPGGDEAFAADLRLLARLAPRG
- a CDS encoding GlsB/YeaQ/YmgE family stress response membrane protein — protein: MSLLGWIILGGLAGALASHLSGRDQGCLMNVILGIIGALVGGFVFSFLGGSGVTGCNFWSLAVATVGALIVLAIGRAFGGGDRYHR
- a CDS encoding sulfatase gives rise to the protein MKKVLLIVAMLLTVIALAAAGAVYWSQRQAAGPPADDRHPNILMVSIDTLRADHVGAYGYPKPTTPHLDQMAAEGARFARAISNCPWTLPSHITMFTGQEVGVHGVRTTNSALSPSALTIAKLLKTSGYRTMGIGSAPYLKAIYGNAVGFDSWDDELAQVSYKNSHEAVTAEKAVDKALHDIKANKDRRWFVFLHLWDVHYDYVPPPPYNKKFVDPSYSGSFPMHNWEKNRAFHVGMDPADFAYTLAQYDGEIAWVDSQLGRLLGRLREWGLDQRTIVLVTADHGEEFLEHGQKGHGHSLYDELIRVPLIVKGPRIPAGRVVECPVSLVDLLPTIAELGGVKKSPYDGPGRSVLPLLGQPDACDAQRNLFAETNMSNLDKLHNYKRGFEMMLEKGTVKFHNRVTDPLRELLFDVASDPGELNDLLAVEPEQGEAFKTEMGRYHHRNNNLRQKMRLLSKIQIDGKTQQQLKDLGYIQ